In one Echinicola marina genomic region, the following are encoded:
- a CDS encoding AtpZ/AtpI family protein has translation MSQDNYPGYVKYIGLAFQMCAIIGLGTWVGLKVQERSQMKFPVWLLLFCFVSISIAFYSLFKSMKQD, from the coding sequence TTGTCGCAGGATAATTACCCTGGATATGTAAAGTATATTGGCCTTGCCTTTCAGATGTGCGCCATCATTGGATTGGGAACCTGGGTAGGTCTAAAGGTGCAAGAGCGAAGCCAAATGAAATTCCCTGTTTGGCTTCTTCTTTTTTGTTTTGTGTCCATCTCCATTGCTTTTTACAGTTTATTTAAATCCATGAAACAGGATTAG